From one Amycolatopsis sp. FDAARGOS 1241 genomic stretch:
- the ssb gene encoding single-stranded DNA-binding protein, with product MAGLPEITMAGTLTADPEMRFTPAGAGVCSFTLAANDRRFDKDSGEWRDAGATFMRCTVWRRQAENVADCRKGDRLLVTGELRQSEWEDKNTGEKRYGFDVQVREAALSMLFHPATSARPDRTTGGSTGDAWASSAPTTGGPASDAPPF from the coding sequence ATGGCTGGACTTCCCGAGATCACGATGGCCGGAACGCTGACCGCGGACCCGGAGATGCGGTTCACCCCCGCCGGTGCCGGGGTGTGTTCGTTCACCCTCGCCGCCAACGATCGCCGGTTCGACAAGGACAGCGGCGAGTGGCGTGATGCCGGGGCCACGTTCATGCGCTGCACCGTGTGGCGTCGCCAGGCCGAGAACGTCGCCGACTGCCGCAAGGGCGACCGGCTGCTCGTCACCGGCGAGCTGCGCCAGTCCGAGTGGGAGGACAAGAACACCGGCGAGAAGCGCTACGGCTTCGACGTGCAAGTCCGCGAGGCCGCGCTGTCGATGCTGTTTCACCCGGCCACATCCGCCCGCCCCGACCGCACCACCGGCGGCAGCACGGGCGATGCGTGGGCGTCCTCGGCCCCCACGACCGGCGGCCCGGCGTCGGACGCACCCCCGTTCTGA
- a CDS encoding bifunctional DNA primase/polymerase, protein MSQAQRAALRAAALEIAGRGWKVFPCRPGTKAACWHGKDDCPASGVCAAGHVTPESLATSDLDKVGAKWSEPVPYNIALFPGPSCLFLLDCDQPKPGHKGEHDPDGWTQLQALAAERGGPLPDTYTVTTPTGGRHLLYTAPPGCHLRSTVKHLASNIDTRGWGGYALAPGSLRPDGAYELLDDTEPVELPGWLVQATVERASTAVSGRDQTAVAAPSSYVAAAVQAECDRVRSAPPGTRNKALSTAAYALGQLAGARLLDETYARAELRAAVAAWNTPESAVKDDGVIGTALRAGAENPRRIKPRHGTRRAA, encoded by the coding sequence ATGAGTCAGGCACAACGCGCAGCACTGCGGGCGGCCGCGTTGGAGATTGCTGGCAGGGGGTGGAAGGTCTTCCCGTGCCGGCCGGGCACCAAAGCCGCCTGCTGGCACGGCAAGGACGACTGCCCGGCGTCGGGGGTGTGCGCGGCCGGGCACGTCACCCCCGAGTCTTTGGCCACCTCGGATTTGGACAAGGTCGGGGCCAAGTGGTCCGAGCCCGTGCCCTACAACATCGCGCTCTTTCCCGGCCCGTCATGCCTGTTCCTGCTCGACTGCGACCAGCCCAAACCCGGGCACAAGGGCGAGCACGACCCGGACGGCTGGACCCAGCTGCAGGCCTTGGCAGCCGAGCGGGGCGGGCCGCTGCCCGACACCTACACCGTCACCACCCCCACCGGCGGCCGGCACCTGCTCTACACCGCGCCCCCCGGCTGCCACCTGCGCTCGACGGTCAAGCACCTCGCCAGCAACATCGACACCCGCGGGTGGGGCGGCTACGCCCTCGCCCCCGGCTCGCTCCGCCCCGACGGCGCTTACGAACTGCTCGACGACACCGAGCCGGTCGAGCTGCCGGGGTGGTTGGTCCAAGCCACCGTCGAACGCGCCTCTACGGCCGTCTCAGGGCGCGACCAGACGGCCGTAGCCGCGCCGAGTTCCTACGTGGCCGCAGCGGTGCAGGCCGAGTGCGACCGCGTCCGCAGTGCGCCGCCAGGCACCCGGAACAAGGCGCTGTCGACCGCGGCCTACGCGCTCGGCCAGCTCGCCGGGGCCCGGCTGCTGGACGAGACCTACGCCCGCGCCGAACTGCGGGCCGCGGTCGCCGCCTGGAACACCCCCGAATCCGCCGTCAAGGACGACGGCGTGATCGGCACCGCTCTGCGCGCCGGAG